The proteins below are encoded in one region of Aeromonas veronii:
- a CDS encoding LysR substrate-binding domain-containing protein, which yields MMFKHWPPLNVLRGFEAAARLGSFHQAAQELHLTQSAISQQIRSLEELIGQPLFYRQGRSVALTDAGQDLLETTQKVLLQLAVGIQRLEQYRKPNQLVLNTSTAIARHWLLPRLADFHRQHPGIDLWLFTGDDTPNMAEQTIDIALRWGLAPQVECRHQPLLADRLLPVASPAVLAQPAQERTTLHGEREMDWHHWTLKGGEDLQLLTQGLNFSDPGLLLDAAQAGLGVALVSERLSRTARQQGLLQPLSSHRVPGPSWSLLVHQESDGGHQCRTFCHWLERQFAEGGEEANL from the coding sequence ATGATGTTCAAACACTGGCCTCCCCTCAACGTGCTGCGGGGCTTCGAGGCGGCGGCCAGGCTCGGCAGTTTTCATCAGGCGGCGCAGGAGCTGCACCTGACCCAGTCTGCCATCAGCCAGCAGATCCGCTCCCTGGAGGAGCTGATCGGCCAGCCCCTGTTTTATCGGCAGGGTCGCTCCGTAGCCCTGACCGACGCGGGCCAGGATCTGCTGGAAACCACCCAGAAGGTACTGCTGCAACTGGCGGTGGGGATCCAGCGGCTTGAGCAGTACCGTAAGCCGAACCAGCTGGTGCTCAACACCAGCACCGCCATCGCCCGCCACTGGCTGCTGCCCCGGCTGGCCGATTTCCACCGCCAGCATCCCGGCATCGATCTCTGGCTGTTCACCGGCGACGACACCCCGAACATGGCCGAGCAGACCATAGACATAGCGCTGCGCTGGGGCCTGGCACCCCAGGTGGAGTGCCGCCATCAGCCGCTGTTGGCGGATCGGCTGCTGCCGGTGGCGAGCCCGGCGGTGCTGGCACAACCGGCGCAGGAGCGCACCACCCTGCACGGGGAACGGGAGATGGACTGGCACCACTGGACCCTCAAAGGGGGCGAGGATCTGCAGCTGCTCACCCAGGGGCTCAACTTCTCCGATCCCGGTCTGCTGCTGGATGCCGCCCAGGCAGGCCTGGGGGTGGCGCTGGTGAGCGAGCGACTCTCCCGCACGGCCCGCCAGCAGGGACTGCTGCAACCCCTCTCCAGCCACAGGGTCCCCGGCCCGAGCTGGAGCCTGCTGGTCCATCAGGAGAGCGATGGCGGCCACCAGTGCCGCACCTTCTGCCACTGGCTGGAGCGGCAGTTTGCCGAGGGGGGT
- a CDS encoding extracellular solute-binding protein — protein sequence MSALTKIAMGLALLLNVGVQAEEAQEEKVLRLYNWSDYFAPDTLSAFTRETGIRVIYDVMDSSETLEAKLMAGRSGYDLIFPGDTVAERLMRAGSLQPLDKGKLQHLEDIDPELVRLQQAYPHAKEAVVPYTWGTIGLTYNADAIKQRMPDAPVNSLDMLFKPELAAKFADCGISVVDSPDEVLAVVLHYLGRDPRSGKAADLEAALALLKGFKPYIRKFQSQPVTQLVNGDLCLSLGYSGDMTQARRAAAESGKGADFEYRLPKEGSTIWMDTMAIPTDAPHPEYAYAFINFVMRPANMAAITNSTGYPTASAKAKPMVDATMTANPDIYLDEASYQRLIPGQDIAQSQMRARMRAWTRFKSSL from the coding sequence ATGAGCGCTTTGACCAAGATAGCCATGGGGCTGGCCCTGCTGCTGAACGTAGGGGTTCAGGCCGAGGAGGCGCAGGAGGAGAAGGTGCTGCGCCTCTACAACTGGTCCGATTATTTCGCCCCCGATACCCTGAGCGCCTTCACCAGGGAGACAGGGATCCGGGTCATCTACGACGTGATGGACAGCAGCGAGACCCTGGAGGCCAAGCTGATGGCGGGTCGCAGCGGGTATGACCTCATCTTCCCCGGCGATACGGTGGCAGAGCGGCTGATGCGGGCGGGCAGTCTGCAGCCCCTCGACAAGGGCAAGTTGCAGCACCTTGAGGACATAGACCCCGAGCTGGTGCGCTTGCAGCAGGCCTATCCCCATGCGAAGGAGGCCGTGGTGCCCTACACCTGGGGCACCATAGGGCTCACCTACAATGCGGATGCGATCAAGCAGCGGATGCCGGATGCCCCGGTGAACAGCCTAGACATGCTGTTCAAGCCCGAGCTGGCGGCAAAATTTGCAGATTGCGGCATCTCGGTCGTGGACTCCCCGGACGAGGTGCTGGCTGTGGTGCTGCACTACCTTGGGCGGGATCCCCGCAGCGGCAAGGCGGCGGATCTGGAGGCGGCCCTGGCCCTGCTCAAAGGGTTTAAGCCCTATATCCGCAAGTTCCAGTCCCAGCCGGTGACCCAGCTGGTGAACGGGGATCTCTGCCTCTCTCTGGGTTACAGCGGCGACATGACCCAGGCCAGGCGCGCGGCCGCCGAGTCAGGCAAGGGGGCCGACTTCGAATACAGATTGCCGAAGGAGGGGAGCACCATCTGGATGGACACCATGGCGATCCCGACGGATGCCCCCCATCCTGAATATGCCTATGCCTTTATCAACTTCGTGATGCGTCCTGCCAACATGGCGGCCATCACCAACAGCACCGGCTATCCGACCGCCAGTGCCAAGGCCAAGCCCATGGTGGATGCCACCATGACGGCCAACCCGGATATCTACCTGGACGAGGCCAGCTACCAGCGGCTCATTCCGGGCCAGGATATCGCTCAATCCCAGATGCGTGCCCGCATGCGAGCCTGGACTCGCTTCAAGAGCAGCCTCTGA
- a CDS encoding agmatine deiminase family protein: MREQGMMAAGWFMPGEWCRHAATWMVWPHNKALWENGWGVTLAQVQQDFARVVNAIARFEPVNLVVDPAAQAEARALCGEGVRFIPLPVDDSWCRDSGPTFICHPELGTAGVSWRFNAWGGKSAHGLDEGLARRVLNSLELDCIGSFLANEGGAIHVDGEGTLITTESVLLNSNRNPGMNKREIEGIFSRLLGIEKTIWLPGDPDHVTGDMTDGHVDGVCAFSRPGHLLVDATLDANSIYGRVVRENRRALALATDARGRSFECLELFEASEAVDAEAEVFCASYTNFYIANGAIIMPAYGVAADEAAGEVLRLAFPDRQLVPVRINQLAHGGGGIHCITQQQPAWPLQGQG, translated from the coding sequence ATGCGCGAGCAGGGAATGATGGCAGCAGGCTGGTTTATGCCCGGCGAATGGTGCCGGCACGCGGCGACCTGGATGGTCTGGCCGCACAACAAGGCGCTGTGGGAAAACGGCTGGGGGGTGACCCTGGCTCAGGTGCAGCAAGACTTCGCCCGGGTGGTCAACGCCATCGCCCGCTTCGAACCGGTGAACCTGGTGGTGGATCCCGCCGCACAGGCCGAGGCTCGCGCCCTGTGCGGCGAGGGGGTGCGCTTCATTCCCCTGCCGGTGGATGACAGCTGGTGCCGGGACTCTGGCCCCACCTTCATCTGCCACCCCGAGCTCGGCACCGCTGGGGTCAGCTGGCGCTTCAACGCCTGGGGGGGCAAGTCGGCCCACGGTCTGGACGAGGGGCTGGCGCGGCGTGTCCTCAACAGCCTGGAGCTGGATTGCATCGGCAGCTTCCTCGCCAACGAGGGGGGCGCCATCCACGTGGACGGCGAGGGCACCCTGATCACCACGGAATCCGTGCTGCTCAACAGCAACCGCAACCCCGGCATGAACAAGCGGGAGATCGAAGGGATCTTCAGCCGCCTGCTCGGCATCGAGAAGACCATCTGGCTACCGGGGGATCCGGATCACGTCACCGGCGACATGACGGACGGTCACGTGGACGGGGTCTGCGCCTTCAGCCGCCCCGGCCACCTGCTGGTGGATGCGACCCTGGATGCGAACTCCATCTATGGCCGGGTCGTGCGGGAGAACCGCCGCGCCCTGGCCCTGGCCACCGATGCCAGGGGGCGATCCTTCGAGTGCCTCGAGCTGTTCGAGGCGAGCGAGGCGGTGGACGCCGAGGCCGAGGTGTTCTGCGCCTCCTACACCAACTTCTACATCGCCAACGGCGCCATCATCATGCCTGCCTACGGCGTGGCAGCAGACGAGGCGGCGGGCGAGGTGCTGAGGCTCGCCTTCCCGGACAGGCAGCTGGTGCCGGTGCGCATCAACCAGCTGGCCCACGGCGGTGGCGGCATTCACTGCATCACCCAGCAGCAGCCGGCCTGGCCGTTGCAAGGTCAAGGATAG
- the aguB gene encoding N-carbamoylputrescine amidase, with amino-acid sequence MSKIVVATTQFACSWELEHNLDMAESLVREAAAKGANLVLLQELFATPYFCIEQYHGHLALAEPFEQSRVLRRFSALARELGVVLPISWFERAGNAYFNSLAMADEDGRLLGVYRKTHIPNAIGYQEKEYFSPGDTGFRVWDTAAGRIGVGICWDQWFPEAARAMALQGAELLLYPTAIGSEPGAAALDSRDHWQLTQRGHAAANIMPVIAANRIGREVATRDPELQMRFYGSSFITDHKGALLAEADRDSQGVLVQALDLAAMAEERLCWGIYRDRRPEMYGALLSLDGRSHRGGRPS; translated from the coding sequence ATGAGCAAGATAGTCGTCGCCACCACGCAATTCGCCTGCAGCTGGGAGCTGGAGCACAATCTGGACATGGCGGAGAGCCTGGTACGGGAAGCCGCCGCCAAGGGGGCCAACCTGGTGCTGTTGCAGGAGCTGTTCGCCACCCCTTACTTCTGCATCGAGCAATACCACGGTCATCTGGCGCTGGCGGAACCGTTCGAGCAGAGCCGGGTGCTGCGCCGCTTCTCGGCCCTGGCGCGGGAGCTGGGGGTGGTGTTGCCCATCAGCTGGTTCGAGCGCGCGGGCAACGCCTACTTCAACTCCCTGGCGATGGCGGATGAGGATGGCCGGCTGCTCGGGGTCTATCGCAAGACCCATATCCCGAACGCCATCGGCTATCAGGAGAAGGAGTACTTCAGCCCGGGGGACACAGGGTTTCGGGTCTGGGACACGGCCGCCGGCCGCATCGGGGTCGGCATCTGCTGGGATCAGTGGTTCCCGGAGGCGGCCCGTGCCATGGCGCTGCAGGGGGCCGAGCTGCTGCTCTATCCCACCGCCATCGGCTCCGAGCCGGGTGCGGCCGCGCTCGATTCGCGGGATCACTGGCAGCTGACTCAGCGCGGTCACGCCGCCGCCAACATCATGCCGGTGATCGCCGCCAACCGCATCGGACGCGAGGTGGCGACCCGGGATCCCGAACTTCAGATGCGCTTCTATGGCTCCTCCTTCATCACGGATCACAAGGGGGCCCTGCTGGCCGAGGCGGACAGGGACAGCCAGGGGGTGCTAGTGCAGGCGCTGGATCTGGCCGCCATGGCGGAGGAGCGGCTTTGTTGGGGCATCTATCGGGATCGCCGCCCCGAGATGTATGGCGCCTTGCTGAGTCTGGACGGACGCAGCCATCGGGGAGGGCGTCCATCATGA